A section of the Malania oleifera isolate guangnan ecotype guangnan chromosome 2, ASM2987363v1, whole genome shotgun sequence genome encodes:
- the LOC131148507 gene encoding uncharacterized protein LOC131148507 isoform X1: MGDFSASSIHRSRLHDCHGDAIISHRVDSPQSVLDPLLSSMAGLSFTRHPLQDPSGRKITKKGKRTVEDSIPRGSRRSAIASSDFTPPAPIVVKRRRFTTLIDDDDCGMDDGGATPGVARKLWDLLDKVASESADPKEERQGDSIEP, translated from the coding sequence ATGGGCGACTTCTCCGCCAGCAGCATCCACCGTTCCCGCCTCCACGACTGCCACGGCGACGCAATCATCAGCCATCGCGTCGACTCGCCGCAGTCCGTCTTGGACCCCTTGCTCTCTTCCATGGCCGGCCTCAGCTTCACGCGTCATCCCCTCCAAGATCCAAGCGGCCGCAAGATCACCAAGAAAGGAAAGCGTACCGTGGAGGACTCAATTCCCCGTGGCTCCCGGCGCAGTGCGATTGCCTCATCCGATTTTACTCCGCCAGCCCCGATCGTGGTGAAGAGGCGGCGATTCACGACCCTCATCGATGACGATGACTGCGGAATGGATGACGGAGGTGCAACGCCTGGGGTGGCAAGAAAGCTTTGGGACCTCCTTGATAAGGTGGCTTCGGAGAGCGCCGATCCTAAGGAAGAGAGGCAGGGGGACTCCATTGAACCATGA